The following proteins are encoded in a genomic region of Saccharopolyspora antimicrobica:
- the scpA gene encoding methylmalonyl-CoA mutase, giving the protein MTQIPNFADVPLDSPPTAGLPRWQEEVLAATGKESDALVWEAPEGIGVKPLYTSADTEGLDFLHTYPGLAPFLRGPYPTMYVNQPWTVRQYAGFSTAEESNAFYRRNLAAGQKGLSVAFDLATHRGYDSDHPRVSGDVGMAGVAIDSILDMRQLFDGIPLDRMSVSMTMNGAVLPVMALYIVAAEEQGVAPEKLAGTIQNDILKEFMVRNTYIYPPQPSMRIISDIFAYTSQRMPKFNSISISGYHIQEAGATADLELAYTLADGVEYLRAGRQAGLDTDAFAPRLSFFWGIGMNFAMEVAKLRAARLLWAKLVKRFEPQNPKSLSLRTHSQTSGWSLTAQDVYNNVVRTCVEAMAATQGHTQSLHTNALDEALALPTDFSARIARNTQLVLQQESGTTRVIDPWGGSYYLERLTQDLAERAWAHITEVEDAGGMAQAIDAGIPKLRIEEAAARTQARIDSGRQPLIGVNKYRYDGDEQIDVLKVDNAGVRAQQLEKLRRLREERDGQACEDALRRLTAAAEASMSDERPNDMAHNLLALAVDAARAKATVGEISDALEKVFGRHSGQIRTITGVYRDESGPSEQLETARERVEDFAEAEGRRPRILVAKMGQDGHDRGQKVIATAFADLGFDVDVGPLFQTPAEVARQAAESDVHVVGVSSLAAGHLTLVPALRDELAAIDREDIMIVVGGVIPPADFDALRQAGASAIFPPGTVIADAALGLLDELRTRLGH; this is encoded by the coding sequence ATGACGCAGATCCCGAACTTCGCCGACGTCCCGCTGGACAGCCCGCCGACCGCCGGTCTCCCCCGCTGGCAGGAAGAAGTGCTCGCCGCCACCGGCAAGGAGTCCGACGCGCTGGTGTGGGAGGCGCCGGAGGGCATCGGCGTCAAACCGCTGTACACCTCGGCCGACACCGAGGGCCTGGACTTCCTGCACACCTATCCCGGGCTGGCGCCGTTCCTGCGCGGGCCGTACCCGACGATGTACGTCAACCAGCCGTGGACGGTCCGGCAGTACGCCGGGTTCTCCACCGCCGAGGAGTCCAACGCCTTCTACCGCCGCAACCTCGCCGCCGGGCAGAAGGGCCTGTCGGTGGCCTTCGACCTGGCCACCCACCGCGGCTACGACTCCGACCACCCGCGCGTGTCCGGCGACGTGGGCATGGCCGGGGTGGCCATCGACTCGATCCTCGACATGCGCCAGCTCTTCGACGGCATCCCGCTGGACCGGATGAGCGTGTCGATGACCATGAACGGCGCGGTGCTGCCGGTGATGGCGCTCTACATCGTCGCCGCCGAGGAGCAGGGCGTCGCGCCGGAGAAGCTGGCCGGGACCATCCAGAACGACATCCTCAAGGAGTTCATGGTCCGCAACACCTACATCTACCCGCCGCAGCCGTCGATGCGGATCATCTCCGACATCTTCGCCTACACCTCGCAGCGGATGCCGAAGTTCAACTCCATCTCGATCTCCGGCTACCACATCCAGGAGGCCGGGGCGACGGCCGACCTGGAGCTGGCCTACACCCTCGCCGACGGCGTGGAGTACCTGCGCGCCGGACGGCAGGCCGGGCTGGACACCGATGCCTTCGCGCCCCGGCTGTCGTTCTTCTGGGGCATCGGGATGAACTTCGCGATGGAGGTCGCCAAGCTGCGCGCGGCCCGCCTGCTGTGGGCGAAGCTGGTCAAGCGGTTCGAGCCGCAGAACCCGAAATCGCTGTCGCTGCGCACCCATTCGCAGACCTCCGGCTGGTCGCTGACCGCCCAGGACGTCTACAACAACGTCGTGCGCACCTGCGTCGAGGCGATGGCCGCCACCCAGGGCCACACCCAGTCGCTGCACACCAACGCGCTCGACGAAGCGCTGGCGCTGCCCACCGACTTCTCCGCGCGCATCGCGCGCAACACGCAGCTGGTGCTGCAGCAGGAATCCGGCACCACGCGGGTCATCGACCCGTGGGGCGGCAGCTACTACCTGGAGCGGCTCACCCAGGACCTCGCCGAACGCGCCTGGGCGCACATCACCGAGGTCGAGGACGCCGGTGGCATGGCCCAGGCCATCGACGCGGGCATCCCGAAGCTGCGCATCGAAGAGGCCGCCGCCCGCACCCAGGCCCGCATCGACTCCGGCCGCCAGCCGCTGATCGGCGTCAACAAGTACCGCTACGACGGCGACGAGCAGATCGACGTGCTCAAGGTCGACAACGCCGGCGTGCGCGCCCAGCAGCTGGAGAAGCTGCGGCGGCTGCGCGAAGAGCGCGACGGCCAGGCCTGCGAGGACGCGCTGCGGCGCCTCACCGCCGCGGCCGAGGCGTCGATGTCCGACGAACGCCCGAACGACATGGCGCACAACCTGCTCGCGCTGGCCGTGGACGCGGCGCGGGCCAAGGCGACCGTCGGCGAGATCTCCGACGCGCTGGAGAAGGTGTTCGGCCGCCACTCCGGGCAGATCCGTACGATCACCGGCGTGTACCGGGACGAATCGGGGCCGTCGGAGCAGCTGGAGACCGCTCGCGAGCGGGTCGAGGACTTCGCCGAGGCCGAAGGCCGCCGCCCGCGCATCCTGGTCGCCAAGATGGGCCAGGACGGCCACGACCGCGGCCAGAAGGTGATCGCCACCGCCTTCGCCGACCTCGGCTTCGACGTGGACGTGGGCCCGCTGTTCCAGACCCCGGCGGAGGTGGCCCGCCAGGCCGCCGAATCCGACGTGCACGTCGTCGGCGTCTCCAGCCTCGCCGCCGGGCACCTGACGCTGGTGCCCGCGCTGCGCGACGAGCTGGCCGCGATCGACCGGGAGGACATCATGATCGTCGTCGGCGGCGTCATCCCGCCCGCCGACTTCGACGCGCTGCGCCAGGCCGGGGCATCGGCGATCTTCCCGCCGGGCACCGTCATCGCCGACGCGGCGCTGGGTCTGCTGGACGAACTCCGCACCCGGCTCGGGCACTGA
- a CDS encoding methylmalonyl-CoA mutase family protein, producing MVAHSKSSGVGPELALAAEFPEPTHEQWQAQVQKVLQRSGLVGEQQAGPVEDVLATNTYDGITVHPLYTATAGEPGVPGLTPFVRGSRPQGSVAEGWDVRQRHEHPDAAETNREILADLYNGVSSLWLRLGRGGLAVDDLADALEGVHLDMIGVTLDAGADFAAAADAFLALAEEQGVRGSALRGNLGADPLGWQARTGEPGDREAAVALAERSTAFPELKALVADGLPYHEAGGSDAQELGCSLAAATTYLRWLTDAGLDVDTAAGLLEFRYAATADQFLTIAKLRAARRLWEQVTRACGVPEQARGQVQHAVTSAAMLTRRDPWVNMLRTTIASFAAGVGGAQAVTTLPFDAALGLPDAFARRIARNTQSLLLEESHLAQVIDPAGGSYYVESLTDELAKSAWAWFQRIEAAGGLPAALESGLIADELAATWERRRTAIAHRKDPITGVSEFPNLDEPPLEREPAPEQPTGGLPAHRYAEDFERLRDAADAQPQRPTAFLATLGPLAAYNARASFARNLFAAGGVECTDAGATESTEDVVAAYSGAPVVCLCSSDKVYAERAAETAEALKRAGAQRVLLAGKPGDLAGVDGFVFTGCDALAVLTDVHDQLGVRR from the coding sequence ATGGTGGCGCACTCGAAGTCGAGCGGCGTCGGGCCGGAGCTGGCCTTGGCTGCCGAGTTCCCGGAACCGACCCACGAGCAGTGGCAAGCCCAGGTGCAGAAGGTCCTGCAGCGGTCGGGTCTGGTCGGCGAGCAGCAGGCCGGGCCGGTCGAGGACGTGCTGGCCACCAACACCTACGACGGCATCACCGTGCACCCGCTCTACACCGCGACCGCGGGCGAGCCGGGAGTGCCGGGGCTGACGCCGTTCGTGCGGGGCTCCCGCCCGCAGGGCAGCGTGGCCGAGGGCTGGGACGTGCGGCAACGGCACGAGCACCCCGATGCCGCCGAGACCAACCGCGAGATCTTGGCGGACCTCTACAACGGCGTGTCCTCGCTGTGGCTGCGGCTGGGCCGCGGCGGCCTGGCGGTCGACGACCTCGCCGATGCGCTCGAAGGCGTCCACCTGGACATGATCGGCGTGACGCTCGACGCCGGGGCCGACTTCGCCGCCGCCGCGGACGCCTTCCTCGCGCTGGCCGAGGAGCAGGGCGTGCGGGGCAGCGCGCTGCGCGGCAACCTCGGCGCCGATCCGCTGGGCTGGCAGGCCCGGACGGGCGAACCCGGTGACCGGGAGGCCGCGGTCGCGCTCGCCGAGCGCAGCACGGCGTTCCCGGAGCTGAAAGCGCTGGTCGCCGACGGGCTGCCCTATCACGAGGCGGGCGGTTCGGACGCTCAGGAGCTCGGCTGCTCGCTGGCCGCCGCGACCACCTACCTGCGGTGGCTCACCGATGCCGGGCTGGACGTCGACACCGCCGCCGGGCTGCTGGAGTTCCGCTACGCCGCCACCGCTGACCAGTTCCTCACCATCGCCAAGCTGCGCGCCGCGCGGCGCCTGTGGGAGCAGGTGACCCGCGCCTGCGGCGTCCCGGAGCAGGCGCGCGGCCAGGTGCAGCACGCGGTGACCTCCGCGGCGATGCTCACCCGCCGCGATCCGTGGGTGAACATGCTGCGCACCACGATCGCCTCGTTCGCCGCAGGTGTGGGCGGCGCGCAGGCGGTGACCACGTTGCCGTTCGACGCCGCGCTCGGGCTGCCGGACGCCTTCGCCCGGCGCATCGCGCGCAACACGCAGTCGCTGCTGCTGGAGGAATCGCACCTGGCGCAGGTGATCGACCCGGCCGGTGGTTCCTACTACGTCGAATCGCTGACCGACGAGCTGGCGAAGTCGGCCTGGGCCTGGTTCCAGCGGATCGAGGCCGCCGGTGGGCTGCCCGCCGCGCTGGAGTCCGGCCTGATCGCCGACGAGCTGGCCGCCACCTGGGAACGGCGGCGCACCGCGATCGCGCACCGCAAGGACCCGATCACCGGCGTCAGCGAGTTCCCGAACCTCGACGAGCCGCCGCTGGAGCGCGAGCCCGCGCCCGAGCAGCCCACCGGCGGCCTACCCGCGCACCGCTACGCCGAGGACTTCGAGCGGCTGCGCGACGCCGCCGACGCCCAGCCGCAGCGGCCGACCGCGTTCCTCGCGACGCTCGGCCCGCTGGCCGCCTACAACGCCCGCGCGTCGTTCGCGCGGAACCTCTTCGCCGCGGGCGGCGTCGAGTGCACCGACGCCGGCGCGACCGAGTCCACAGAGGACGTCGTCGCCGCCTACTCCGGTGCTCCGGTGGTGTGCTTGTGCTCCAGCGACAAGGTTTACGCCGAGCGCGCGGCGGAAACGGCTGAGGCGCTGAAGCGGGCCGGGGCGCAGCGCGTGCTGCTGGCGGGCAAGCCCGGTGACCTGGCCGGGGTGGACGGGTTCGTCTTCACCGGGTGCGACGCGCTGGCCGTCCTCACCGACGTCCACGACCAGTTGGGAGTCCGACGATGA
- a CDS encoding M23 family metallopeptidase, with translation MLLKRALGVAAGAAVVTAILVAPASGAGQADLDSAVREAMLAERGAAANADFGTSVLAEPLVEPTRSNDQGWAFGTTTIPAPDKEHAGPHTAIFVAHRQAQGWQVELDGTAEFVEAVERAPADVVSEGEKQLFARNYENSRVAVADTGLGLPWAEGVAWWMGGGPHGDSGQSRPFSSLDFNGGNGQVLSAGAGRVYKSCLRNGSGLVRVVHENGFSTTYYHMTGLTDLGDGQPVAYGDYLGRIDVGLPCGGSTTGPHVHFSLLRGDSHTKVDGQTIGGWTFREGAQAYGGYAERNGTQVGAGGRITNHGQGASTPTGVVESGQNTSVNVRGEPRLSAPVVDNLPDGSVVRIKCTARGDFVDGVWGRTDLWNQRDVGGWISDGFLYTGSDGPIAPAC, from the coding sequence ATGTTGCTCAAGCGTGCGCTCGGCGTGGCCGCGGGCGCGGCGGTGGTGACCGCGATACTCGTGGCACCGGCCAGCGGTGCGGGCCAGGCGGATCTCGACTCGGCCGTGCGGGAGGCGATGCTGGCCGAGCGCGGCGCGGCCGCCAACGCGGACTTCGGCACGTCGGTGCTGGCCGAGCCGCTGGTGGAGCCGACCCGCTCGAACGACCAGGGCTGGGCATTCGGCACGACCACCATCCCCGCACCGGACAAGGAGCACGCGGGCCCGCACACGGCGATCTTCGTCGCGCACCGCCAAGCACAGGGCTGGCAGGTCGAGCTGGACGGCACGGCCGAGTTCGTCGAGGCCGTCGAGCGGGCGCCCGCCGATGTCGTCAGCGAGGGCGAGAAGCAGCTGTTCGCGCGCAACTACGAGAACAGCCGTGTCGCGGTGGCCGACACCGGCCTCGGGCTGCCATGGGCCGAGGGCGTCGCCTGGTGGATGGGCGGCGGGCCGCACGGCGACAGCGGGCAGAGCCGCCCGTTCAGCTCGCTGGACTTCAACGGCGGCAACGGGCAGGTGCTGTCGGCGGGTGCCGGCCGCGTCTACAAGAGCTGCCTGCGCAACGGCAGCGGGCTCGTCCGCGTCGTGCACGAGAACGGCTTCAGCACGACCTACTACCACATGACCGGTCTGACCGACCTCGGCGACGGCCAGCCGGTGGCCTACGGCGACTACCTCGGACGCATCGACGTCGGCCTGCCCTGCGGCGGCAGCACCACCGGCCCGCACGTGCACTTCTCCTTGCTGCGCGGTGACTCCCACACCAAGGTCGACGGCCAGACGATCGGCGGCTGGACCTTCCGCGAAGGCGCCCAGGCCTACGGCGGCTACGCCGAGCGCAACGGCACCCAGGTCGGCGCCGGTGGCCGGATCACCAACCACGGCCAGGGCGCCAGCACTCCTACCGGGGTGGTCGAGAGCGGGCAGAACACTTCGGTGAACGTGCGCGGCGAGCCGCGCCTGAGTGCGCCGGTCGTCGACAACCTGCCCGATGGCAGCGTCGTCCGGATCAAGTGCACCGCGCGCGGTGACTTCGTGGACGGCGTCTGGGGGCGCACCGACCTGTGGAACCAGCGCGACGTCGGCGGCTGGATCAGCGACGGATTCCTCTACACCGGTTCGGACGGTCCGATCGCTCCTGCGTGCTGA
- a CDS encoding TetR/AcrR family transcriptional regulator yields MTGRRRWSTEEILDTAAELLRTSDAESFSVRKLAAALGTDSSSLYRHFRSKTELLRAVADRILFEAMDGYLPKGDWKQRITTLALRLRDTFGQQPQLAAIWGRYASGGTGSRLVIEEALRALRASGLPDEEIPTRYHRLAVLLVALIAAEAGVSTRTPEEHEQGMELFRVAVLGADPESFPALARFGRDLRPLGADRRAAFEEILADHLAQIEAAIP; encoded by the coding sequence ATGACTGGTCGCAGGCGCTGGTCGACCGAGGAGATCCTGGACACGGCGGCGGAGCTGCTCCGCACGAGCGACGCCGAGTCGTTCAGCGTGCGCAAGCTCGCCGCGGCGCTCGGGACCGATTCCTCCAGCCTCTACCGGCACTTCCGCAGCAAGACCGAGCTGCTGCGCGCGGTCGCCGACCGCATCCTCTTCGAGGCGATGGACGGCTACCTGCCCAAGGGCGACTGGAAGCAGCGCATCACCACCCTGGCCCTGCGGTTGCGGGACACCTTCGGCCAGCAACCCCAGCTGGCCGCGATCTGGGGGCGCTACGCCTCGGGCGGCACCGGTTCCCGGTTGGTCATCGAAGAGGCGCTGCGCGCACTGCGCGCATCAGGCCTGCCCGACGAGGAGATCCCGACGCGCTACCACCGGCTCGCGGTCCTGCTCGTCGCGCTGATCGCCGCCGAGGCGGGGGTCAGCACCCGCACGCCCGAAGAGCACGAGCAGGGGATGGAGCTGTTCCGCGTCGCGGTGCTCGGCGCGGACCCCGAGTCCTTCCCCGCCCTGGCCCGCTTCGGCCGCGACCTCCGCCCGCTCGGGGCGGACCGCCGCGCGGCGTTCGAGGAGATCCTCGCCGACCACCTCGCCCAGATCGAGGCGGCGATCCCCTGA
- a CDS encoding serine hydrolase domain-containing protein: MRSPDLSTRLPAQMLTPGRAHLMTKSLDHAELNAAIEDVHRAGVPGVFAEVRDGDQIWRGAAGVADLATGRPVTADMRHRVGSITKTFTAAAVLQQVENGQIELDAPIGRYLPRLVPGERGAAITVRMLLNHTSGLAEYLPHAYPSLKAFPALQDTRPQSLDDHRFTRFDRGELIELGLAAPAFGAPGGTPGLYSNTNYLLLCELLEQVTGTKAEECITRDVIERAGLRDTELPDGPHVAGPHSRIYESWFGMIDPPRDYSVFDMSWVGPAASLISTVADLNRFFGLLFAGEIVGLPMLEQMRRTTSVISQEGEVIDYGLGLHPTKSPGQETFWGHGGSAWGAGAISMTRADGKRQMSVAVNLQRWNRLDAAGKPQPHPIDDALAALHRAAMYGSTGSR, encoded by the coding sequence ATGCGTTCGCCGGACCTCTCGACCCGGCTCCCGGCGCAGATGCTCACCCCTGGAAGGGCACACCTCATGACGAAGTCGCTGGATCACGCAGAGCTGAACGCCGCGATCGAGGACGTCCACCGCGCCGGCGTGCCGGGCGTGTTCGCCGAGGTCCGCGATGGCGATCAGATCTGGCGCGGCGCCGCCGGAGTCGCCGATCTCGCCACCGGCCGTCCCGTCACCGCCGACATGCGGCACCGCGTCGGGAGCATCACCAAGACCTTCACCGCCGCCGCGGTGCTGCAGCAGGTGGAGAACGGGCAGATCGAGCTCGACGCGCCGATCGGCCGCTACTTGCCGCGCCTGGTCCCGGGCGAGCGCGGCGCGGCGATCACGGTCCGGATGCTGCTCAACCACACCAGCGGCCTCGCCGAATACCTCCCGCACGCCTACCCGTCGCTCAAGGCGTTCCCGGCGCTGCAGGACACCCGGCCGCAGAGCCTGGACGATCACCGCTTCACGCGGTTCGACCGCGGCGAACTGATCGAGCTGGGCCTCGCCGCGCCTGCGTTCGGCGCACCGGGTGGCACTCCGGGCCTGTACTCCAACACCAACTACCTGCTGCTCTGCGAACTCCTGGAGCAGGTCACCGGCACCAAGGCCGAGGAGTGCATCACCCGCGACGTCATCGAGCGCGCGGGGCTGCGGGACACCGAACTCCCCGACGGCCCGCACGTGGCCGGGCCGCACTCCCGGATCTACGAATCCTGGTTCGGCATGATCGACCCGCCGCGCGACTACAGCGTCTTCGACATGTCGTGGGTGGGGCCCGCGGCCTCGCTGATCTCGACGGTCGCCGATCTCAACCGCTTCTTCGGGCTGCTGTTCGCCGGTGAGATCGTCGGCCTGCCGATGCTGGAGCAGATGCGGCGCACCACCTCGGTCATCTCCCAGGAGGGCGAGGTGATCGACTACGGCTTGGGTCTGCACCCCACGAAATCACCAGGCCAGGAGACCTTCTGGGGGCACGGCGGCTCGGCCTGGGGCGCCGGCGCGATCAGCATGACCCGTGCCGACGGGAAGCGGCAGATGTCGGTCGCGGTGAACCTGCAGCGGTGGAACCGGCTCGACGCCGCGGGCAAGCCGCAGCCCCATCCCATCGACGACGCGCTCGCGGCGCTGCACCGGGCGGCGATGTACGGCAGCACCGGATCGCGGTAG
- a CDS encoding DEAD/DEAH box helicase, whose amino-acid sequence MKLTDHLPATDTPDPDALLDAFVTWTTDQGIELYPAQEEALMEVVTGANLILSTPTGSGKSLVATGAHFTALAAGKRSFYTAPIKALVSEKFFSLVDVFGAENVGMMTGDSSVNADAPIICCTAEILANIALRDGELADVDQVVMDEFHFYSEPDRGWAWQVPLLELPRTQFVLMSATLGDVTFFQEDLTRRTGRETAVVAGAERPIPLTFRYAKTPLHETIEELLAGQQAPVYVVYFNQASALEQAQALMSVKVASREQRDEIAEAIGDFRFTAGFGKTLSRLVRHGIGVHHAGMLPKYRRLVEQLAQAGLLKVICGTDTLGVGINVPIRTVLITGLTKYDGVRTRHLKAREFHQIAGRAGRAGYDTAGYVVVQAPEHEIENERALAKAGDDPKKKRKLVRKKAPEGFVSWSEKTFEKLETAEPEPLRSSFTVNHAMLLNVINRPGDAFAAMRHLLEDNHEDRPTQRRHILRAIAIYRALLAADVVEQLDEPDEQGRRVRVTMDLQFDFALNQPLSPFALAAIELLDTESPSYPLDVLSVIESILDDPRQVLSQQQFKARGEAVSQMKAEGIEYDERMELLEEITHPKPLAELLDAAYETYRKGHPWVGEHELSPKSVVRDMFERAMNFVEYVNNYGLARSEGLVLRYLADAYKTLRHTVPDDAKTEELTDIIEWLGELVRQVDSSLLDEWEKLRHPGAEPTAVVPVDEGPERITANKRAFRVQVRNALFRRVELAARRRYDELGELDGDSGWDADAWADALEEYYEQHDEIGAGPDARGPALLMITEEADRWLVRQVFADPAEDHDWGISAEVDLAASDEAGTAVLRITDVNQL is encoded by the coding sequence ATGAAGCTCACCGACCACCTCCCCGCGACCGACACGCCCGACCCCGATGCGCTGCTCGACGCCTTCGTGACCTGGACCACCGACCAGGGCATCGAGCTGTACCCGGCGCAGGAAGAGGCGCTGATGGAGGTGGTGACCGGGGCGAACCTCATCCTGAGCACCCCGACCGGCTCCGGGAAGAGCCTGGTGGCCACCGGCGCGCACTTCACCGCGCTGGCGGCGGGCAAGCGCAGCTTCTACACCGCGCCGATCAAGGCGCTGGTGTCGGAGAAGTTCTTCTCGCTGGTCGACGTCTTCGGCGCGGAGAACGTCGGCATGATGACCGGCGACAGCAGCGTCAACGCCGACGCGCCGATCATCTGCTGCACCGCCGAGATCCTGGCCAACATCGCGCTGCGCGACGGCGAGCTCGCCGACGTGGACCAGGTCGTGATGGACGAGTTCCACTTCTACTCCGAGCCGGACCGCGGCTGGGCCTGGCAGGTGCCGCTGCTGGAGCTGCCGCGCACCCAGTTCGTGCTGATGTCGGCCACCCTCGGCGACGTCACCTTCTTCCAGGAGGACCTCACCCGGCGCACCGGCCGGGAGACCGCGGTGGTCGCCGGCGCCGAGCGCCCGATCCCGCTGACCTTCCGCTACGCCAAGACGCCGCTGCACGAGACCATCGAGGAGCTGCTGGCCGGTCAGCAGGCCCCGGTCTACGTCGTCTACTTCAACCAGGCCTCGGCGCTGGAGCAGGCGCAGGCGCTGATGAGCGTCAAGGTCGCCTCCCGCGAGCAGCGCGACGAGATCGCCGAGGCGATCGGCGACTTCCGGTTCACCGCCGGGTTCGGCAAGACGCTGTCCCGGTTGGTGCGGCACGGCATCGGCGTGCACCACGCCGGGATGCTGCCGAAGTACCGGCGACTGGTCGAGCAGCTGGCGCAGGCCGGGCTGCTGAAGGTCATCTGCGGCACCGACACGCTGGGCGTCGGCATCAACGTGCCGATCCGCACCGTGCTGATCACCGGGCTGACCAAGTACGACGGGGTGCGCACCCGGCACCTGAAGGCGCGCGAGTTCCACCAGATCGCCGGGCGCGCCGGCCGCGCGGGCTACGACACCGCCGGGTACGTGGTGGTGCAGGCGCCGGAGCACGAGATCGAGAACGAGCGGGCGCTGGCCAAGGCAGGCGACGACCCGAAGAAGAAGCGCAAGTTGGTGCGCAAGAAGGCGCCCGAGGGCTTCGTGTCCTGGAGCGAGAAGACCTTCGAGAAGCTGGAAACCGCCGAGCCGGAACCGCTGCGCTCCAGCTTCACGGTCAACCACGCGATGCTGCTCAACGTGATCAACCGGCCGGGCGACGCGTTCGCGGCGATGCGGCACCTGCTGGAGGACAACCACGAGGACCGGCCGACGCAGCGCCGCCACATCCTGCGGGCCATCGCGATCTACCGCGCGCTGCTGGCCGCCGACGTGGTCGAGCAGCTCGACGAACCCGACGAGCAGGGCCGCCGGGTGCGGGTGACCATGGACCTGCAGTTCGACTTCGCGCTCAACCAGCCGCTCTCGCCGTTCGCGCTGGCCGCCATCGAACTGCTCGACACCGAATCGCCCAGCTACCCGCTGGACGTGCTGTCGGTCATCGAGTCCATCTTGGACGATCCGCGGCAGGTGCTGTCGCAGCAGCAGTTCAAGGCCCGCGGCGAGGCCGTGTCGCAGATGAAGGCCGAGGGCATCGAGTACGACGAGCGGATGGAGCTCCTGGAGGAGATCACCCATCCCAAGCCGCTCGCCGAACTGCTCGACGCCGCCTACGAGACCTACCGCAAGGGTCACCCGTGGGTCGGCGAGCACGAGCTGTCGCCGAAGTCGGTGGTCCGCGACATGTTCGAGCGGGCGATGAACTTCGTGGAGTACGTCAACAACTACGGGTTGGCCCGCTCCGAGGGCCTGGTGCTGCGCTACCTCGCCGACGCCTACAAGACGCTGCGGCACACGGTGCCCGACGACGCCAAGACCGAGGAGCTCACCGACATCATCGAGTGGCTGGGCGAACTGGTGCGCCAGGTCGACTCCAGCCTGCTCGACGAGTGGGAGAAGCTGCGCCACCCGGGCGCCGAGCCGACGGCTGTGGTGCCGGTCGACGAAGGCCCGGAGCGGATCACGGCGAACAAGCGCGCCTTCCGCGTCCAGGTGCGCAACGCGCTGTTCCGCCGCGTGGAGCTCGCGGCCCGCCGCCGCTACGACGAGCTCGGCGAGCTGGACGGCGACAGCGGCTGGGACGCCGACGCGTGGGCGGACGCGCTGGAGGAGTACTACGAGCAGCACGACGAGATCGGTGCGGGCCCGGACGCGCGCGGCCCGGCGCTGCTGATGATCACCGAGGAAGCGGACCGCTGGCTCGTCCGGCAGGTCTTCGCCGACCCGGCCGAGGACCACGACTGGGGCATCAGCGCGGAGGTCGACCTCGCGGCCTCCGACGAAGCCGGCACGGCGGTCCTCCGGATCACCGACGTCAACCAGCTCTGA
- a CDS encoding universal stress protein, protein MPQTVLVGVDGSDESVRALRWAANQVREVGGIVHAAMVWHQPVQFGYRLPTSDAELEQRARKSLDAVVDGIKAEFPSVDVRSRLVRGHVVDEMVALSKQADLLVVGNKGHGAFTGMMVGSVALKLVHHAACPVVVVR, encoded by the coding sequence ATGCCGCAGACCGTCCTTGTCGGTGTGGACGGATCGGACGAGTCGGTCCGGGCGCTGCGCTGGGCCGCCAACCAGGTTCGCGAGGTCGGCGGCATCGTGCACGCGGCCATGGTCTGGCACCAGCCGGTGCAGTTCGGCTACCGCCTGCCGACCTCGGACGCCGAGCTGGAGCAGCGCGCCCGGAAGTCCCTGGACGCGGTGGTGGACGGGATCAAGGCCGAGTTCCCGTCGGTGGACGTGCGCTCGCGCCTCGTCCGCGGCCACGTGGTCGACGAGATGGTCGCCCTGTCCAAGCAGGCGGACCTGCTGGTGGTGGGCAACAAGGGCCACGGAGCCTTCACCGGCATGATGGTCGGCTCGGTGGCCCTCAAGCTGGTCCACCACGCGGCCTGCCCGGTCGTCGTGGTCCGCTGA